One Roseomonas sp. OT10 DNA window includes the following coding sequences:
- the coaE gene encoding dephospho-CoA kinase (Dephospho-CoA kinase (CoaE) performs the final step in coenzyme A biosynthesis.): protein MRILGLTGSIGMGKSTVATTFRRLGVPVFDADAAVHRLQGPAGRAVAPIAAAFPGTVRDTPRGRAVDREALRRAVLGDPAALTRLEAIVHPLVRAEERRFLARARRAGRRLVLLDVPLLFETAGEGRVDEVVVVSAPAAVQRARVLRRPGMTPGRLAAILARQVPDAEKRRRADHLIRTGLSRHAAQRAVRRLVRGLRAGPRRRADRGTRTRTGRAQRSHA, encoded by the coding sequence ATGCGGATTCTCGGCCTCACCGGCAGCATCGGCATGGGCAAGTCCACCGTCGCCACCACCTTCCGGCGGCTGGGCGTGCCCGTCTTCGACGCGGATGCGGCGGTCCACCGGCTGCAGGGGCCGGCCGGCCGTGCCGTGGCGCCCATCGCCGCCGCCTTCCCCGGCACGGTGCGCGACACGCCGCGCGGCCGGGCGGTGGACCGGGAGGCGCTGCGCCGCGCCGTGCTGGGCGACCCGGCCGCGCTGACCCGGCTGGAGGCGATCGTCCACCCGCTGGTCCGGGCGGAGGAGCGCCGCTTCCTGGCCCGCGCCCGCCGCGCGGGGCGGCGCCTGGTGCTGCTGGACGTGCCGCTGCTGTTCGAGACGGCCGGGGAGGGCCGGGTGGACGAGGTCGTCGTCGTCTCCGCCCCCGCCGCCGTGCAGCGCGCCCGGGTGCTGCGCCGCCCGGGGATGACGCCGGGGCGCCTGGCCGCCATCCTGGCGCGGCAGGTGCCGGATGCCGAGAAGCGCCGCCGGGCGGACCATCTCATCCGCACCGGCCTGTCGCGCCACGCGGCGCAGCGTGCCGTGCGCAGGCTGGTGCGGGGCCTGCGCGCCGGGCCGCGGCGGCGGGCCGACCGGGGAACGCGCACCCGCACCGGGCGAGCCCAGAGGAGCCACGCATGA